In Spirochaeta thermophila DSM 6578, the following proteins share a genomic window:
- a CDS encoding GH36-type glycosyl hydrolase domain-containing protein, translated as MKFGDFDDARKEYVITTPRTPYPWINYLGQEAFFSLVSNFAGGYSFYRDARFRRITRYRYNNVPTDEGSRFFYIKDGTTIWSPAWKPARTPLDRYECRHGMGYTIITGEKEGVEVRIRFFVPRGVHAELQDVVITNKGHRPKDLTFYAGLEWCLWNALDDFTNFQRNFSTGEVEIADSVIYHKTEYRERRNHYAFYASTTPHSGFDSDRETFFGLYNGFQDSRAVLEGTTYQSVADGWAPIAVHRFDLHLEPGESRSLTLILGYVENPDDEKWEAPGIINKKPARAIIDRFSKKEEVDRAFADLKAYWDDLLGRFVLTHKEEKLMRQVNIWNQYQCIVTYHMARSASYFESGIGRGIGFRDTNQDILGSMHQIPALARQRILDVAATQMEDGGCYHQYQPLTKRGNNDIGGDFNDDPLWLILSTAAYIKETGDWSILDEQVPFDHDPAMAAPLLEHLRRSFYHVVNNLGPHGLPLIGRADWNDCLNLNCFSTNPDESFQTADNKKGRTAESVFIAGLFVYAGRDYVEICRRQGLEEEANQAEQHIQNMIRTVEEHGWDGEWYLRAYDYYGRKVGSKDCEEGKIFIEPQGMCGMAEIGKDKGYPIKALDSVKKHLDTKYGIVLQQPAYSRYYVELGEISSYPPGYKENAGIFCHNNPWVMIAEAKAGRGSRAWEYYRKIAPAYLEDISEIHRTEPYVYAQMIAGKDARRHGEAKNSWLTGTAAWNFVAISQWILGIRPEFDGLVIDPCIPAEWEGYTVKRIYRGATYEITVENPSHVEKGVARLFIDGREVPVNEHRGPTETGVILPLAPEGTTVKVRAVLGS; from the coding sequence ATGAAATTCGGAGACTTCGACGACGCACGGAAAGAGTACGTCATCACCACTCCCCGGACCCCCTATCCCTGGATCAACTACCTCGGCCAGGAGGCCTTCTTTTCCCTTGTCTCCAACTTTGCAGGCGGCTACTCGTTCTACCGAGACGCCCGCTTTCGGAGGATCACCCGGTATCGATACAACAACGTACCCACCGATGAGGGATCCCGTTTCTTCTATATAAAGGACGGCACCACCATCTGGTCGCCCGCCTGGAAACCGGCCCGCACCCCCCTCGATCGGTACGAGTGCCGTCACGGCATGGGCTACACCATCATCACCGGCGAGAAGGAGGGGGTAGAGGTCCGCATCAGGTTCTTCGTGCCTCGAGGCGTGCACGCAGAGCTCCAGGATGTGGTCATCACCAACAAAGGACACCGGCCCAAAGACCTCACCTTCTACGCGGGTCTCGAGTGGTGCCTCTGGAACGCCCTCGACGATTTCACCAATTTCCAGCGCAACTTCTCCACCGGCGAGGTGGAGATCGCCGACTCGGTCATCTATCACAAGACCGAGTACCGGGAACGGCGCAACCACTACGCCTTCTACGCGAGCACCACACCCCACAGCGGCTTCGACTCCGACAGGGAGACCTTCTTCGGCCTCTACAACGGGTTTCAGGACTCCAGGGCCGTGCTCGAAGGAACCACCTACCAGTCCGTGGCCGACGGGTGGGCACCCATTGCGGTACACCGCTTCGACCTCCATCTCGAACCGGGAGAATCGCGCTCCCTCACCCTCATCCTCGGCTACGTGGAGAATCCCGATGACGAGAAGTGGGAGGCGCCCGGCATCATCAACAAGAAGCCTGCCCGCGCCATCATCGACCGCTTCTCGAAGAAGGAAGAGGTGGACCGGGCCTTTGCCGACCTCAAGGCCTATTGGGACGACCTGCTCGGCCGCTTTGTCCTCACCCACAAAGAGGAAAAGCTCATGCGACAGGTCAACATCTGGAACCAGTACCAGTGTATCGTCACCTACCACATGGCCCGGAGCGCCTCGTACTTCGAGTCGGGTATCGGCCGGGGCATCGGCTTCAGGGACACCAACCAGGACATCCTCGGCTCCATGCACCAGATACCGGCCCTCGCCCGCCAACGCATCCTGGACGTGGCAGCCACCCAGATGGAAGACGGAGGGTGCTACCATCAGTACCAGCCCCTCACCAAACGCGGCAACAACGACATAGGCGGCGACTTCAACGACGACCCGCTCTGGCTCATCCTCTCCACCGCCGCCTACATCAAGGAGACAGGCGATTGGTCCATCCTCGACGAACAGGTGCCCTTTGACCACGACCCGGCCATGGCCGCCCCGCTCCTCGAACACCTGCGCCGGTCCTTCTACCACGTGGTCAACAACCTCGGCCCCCATGGCCTCCCCCTCATAGGCCGCGCTGACTGGAACGACTGTCTCAACCTCAACTGCTTCTCCACCAACCCCGACGAATCCTTCCAGACCGCTGACAACAAGAAGGGTCGCACCGCCGAGTCTGTCTTCATCGCCGGCCTCTTCGTGTACGCCGGAAGGGACTACGTGGAGATCTGTCGGAGACAAGGGCTCGAGGAGGAGGCGAACCAGGCAGAACAGCACATCCAGAACATGATCAGGACCGTCGAAGAGCACGGATGGGACGGCGAGTGGTACCTCAGGGCCTACGACTACTATGGAAGAAAGGTGGGAAGTAAGGACTGTGAGGAAGGCAAGATCTTCATCGAGCCTCAGGGCATGTGCGGCATGGCCGAAATCGGTAAGGACAAAGGGTATCCCATCAAGGCCCTCGACTCGGTGAAGAAGCACCTCGACACGAAGTACGGCATCGTGCTCCAGCAGCCTGCGTACAGCAGGTACTACGTGGAGCTCGGCGAGATCTCGAGCTATCCTCCCGGCTACAAGGAGAACGCGGGCATCTTCTGCCACAACAACCCCTGGGTGATGATCGCCGAGGCAAAGGCCGGACGAGGGTCCCGTGCCTGGGAGTACTACCGCAAGATCGCACCTGCGTACCTGGAAGACATCAGCGAGATCCACCGAACCGAGCCCTATGTGTACGCCCAGATGATCGCAGGCAAGGATGCCCGGAGACACGGCGAGGCGAAAAACTCATGGCTCACGGGCACCGCAGCCTGGAACTTCGTGGCCATAAGCCAGTGGATCCTCGGCATTAGGCCTGAGTTCGACGGCCTGGTGATCGACCCCTGCATCCCCGCGGAGTGGGAGGGCTACACCGTGAAGCGGATCTACCGCGGGGCGACCTACGAGATCACCGTGGAGAACCCCTCACACGTAGAGAAGGGCGTGGCCCGCCTCTTCATCGACGGCAGGGAAGTCCCCGTGAACGAGCACCGAGGCCCCACCGAGACAGGGGTCATCCTTCCACTCGCGCCAGAGGGTACCACAGTGAAGGTGAGAGCCGTACTCGGCTCATAG
- a CDS encoding ROK family protein has protein sequence MLGGIEAGGTKWVCALGPSPDRIAEEARFPTTTPKETIARALSFFREMEARHGRLAALGIGSFGPVDVREDSPTWGYITTTPKPGWRDTRVAGVFQEELGVPVGFDTDVNAAALGELSYGAARGLSSVVYITVGTGIGAGVVVDGRPVHGLVHPEAGHILVRRHPDDTYGGRCPFHRDCLEGMASGPALAERWSMRGEDLPQDHQAWRMEAFYLAQGVMNLVLAVSPERVILGGGVMQQGHLFPLVRSELLRLLAGYVGHPAITEQVDDYVVPPGLGQRAGIVGALVLAARAGDRGAHTR, from the coding sequence ATGCTCGGCGGCATTGAGGCCGGGGGGACGAAGTGGGTGTGTGCGCTGGGACCTTCGCCCGATCGGATTGCTGAGGAGGCGAGGTTTCCCACCACCACGCCGAAGGAGACGATCGCCCGCGCCCTCTCGTTCTTCAGGGAGATGGAGGCCCGGCACGGCCGGCTTGCGGCCCTGGGTATAGGGAGCTTCGGACCGGTGGACGTGAGGGAGGATTCCCCCACGTGGGGATACATCACCACCACGCCCAAGCCAGGCTGGCGGGATACACGGGTGGCGGGGGTCTTCCAGGAGGAGTTGGGAGTGCCGGTGGGGTTTGACACCGATGTGAATGCCGCAGCCCTGGGCGAACTCTCCTATGGAGCAGCTCGGGGGCTGTCCAGTGTGGTCTACATCACTGTGGGGACAGGGATCGGCGCAGGGGTAGTGGTGGACGGCAGGCCGGTACACGGCCTGGTCCATCCCGAGGCGGGCCACATCCTCGTGCGCCGCCACCCAGATGATACGTACGGAGGGCGGTGTCCGTTCCACCGCGACTGTCTCGAGGGGATGGCCTCCGGTCCTGCCCTCGCCGAGCGGTGGAGTATGCGGGGGGAGGATCTACCACAGGATCATCAGGCCTGGCGCATGGAGGCCTTCTACCTGGCGCAGGGGGTGATGAACCTGGTCCTCGCGGTCTCTCCCGAGCGGGTCATCCTCGGGGGCGGGGTGATGCAGCAGGGGCATCTCTTCCCTCTGGTTCGCTCCGAGCTCCTGCGTCTCCTGGCCGGGTACGTGGGGCATCCTGCGATCACCGAGCAGGTGGACGACTACGTGGTTCCGCCCGGCCTGGGACAGCGGGCGGGCATCGTCGGGGCGCTCGTGCTGGCAGCACGGGCAGGAGACCGGGGGGCCCACACGCGGTGA
- a CDS encoding M24 family metallopeptidase, which yields MEVRERLARLREVMREEGLAGYVVHDADPHLSEYPPEHWKVRSYFSGFEGSAGVLVVTQDRVGLWTDSRYFLEAEAVLEGTGIELFREGTAGVPWWGEWVAQEVGEGGVVGFDGRVWAKGVVDRLRWVCGEAGVRVRSVDLAGRVWKGRPPLPAEPVWLVPEARVGMSRREKLRRVREELERMEADWVFLAGLDEVCWLCNIRGGDVAYNPVALGYALVGKEEGWVFLQEGAVGPEVRAALERDGWGVRGYGEVEEAVRGVWRRVWLDPERVPAVVWDWVQGEVVEAGSPVAGMKVRKTRAEREGFEGAMVWDGRALVRFVRWLEGEWEQGRVYTERELAGRLAEERKAEEGFICESFAPIVGFGPNGAVVHYNPARGVPARVEGDGLLLVDSGAHYRWGSTDITRVFCKGTPTEEQRRDYTLVLKAHIALASTAFPAGLSGFHLDVLARGVLARHGLGYGHGTGHGVGHVLCVHEGPISFRPDGKAFPLDEGMVLSIEPGVYRPGKWGVRLENLVWVEGREQNEFGRFLGFRPLTLFPFERSLIVRELLTHEELAWLDDYHRMVWEVLGSALDGEDARWLEARCRSL from the coding sequence ATGGAGGTGAGAGAGCGGCTTGCCCGGTTGCGTGAGGTGATGCGGGAGGAGGGCCTTGCGGGGTATGTGGTCCACGATGCCGATCCGCACCTGAGCGAGTATCCGCCCGAGCATTGGAAGGTGCGGTCGTACTTCTCGGGGTTCGAGGGATCGGCGGGGGTGCTGGTGGTGACGCAGGATCGGGTGGGGCTCTGGACCGACAGCCGGTACTTCCTCGAGGCCGAGGCGGTGCTCGAGGGCACGGGGATCGAGTTGTTTCGCGAGGGGACTGCAGGGGTACCGTGGTGGGGGGAGTGGGTGGCGCAGGAGGTGGGTGAGGGGGGTGTGGTGGGGTTCGACGGGAGGGTGTGGGCAAAGGGGGTGGTGGACCGGCTGCGGTGGGTGTGTGGGGAGGCGGGGGTGAGGGTGAGGAGTGTGGACCTCGCAGGGAGGGTGTGGAAGGGAAGGCCGCCTCTCCCTGCTGAGCCTGTGTGGCTGGTGCCCGAGGCGAGGGTGGGGATGAGCAGGAGGGAGAAGCTGCGGAGGGTGAGGGAGGAGCTTGAACGGATGGAGGCGGATTGGGTGTTCCTCGCAGGGCTCGATGAGGTGTGCTGGCTGTGCAACATACGGGGTGGGGATGTGGCGTACAACCCGGTGGCGCTGGGGTATGCGCTGGTGGGGAAGGAGGAGGGGTGGGTGTTCCTGCAGGAGGGGGCGGTGGGGCCTGAGGTGAGGGCGGCGCTGGAGCGGGATGGGTGGGGGGTGAGGGGGTACGGGGAGGTGGAGGAGGCGGTCAGGGGGGTGTGGCGGCGGGTGTGGCTGGATCCGGAGCGGGTGCCTGCGGTGGTGTGGGACTGGGTGCAGGGGGAGGTGGTGGAGGCAGGCTCGCCGGTTGCGGGGATGAAGGTGCGGAAGACGAGGGCGGAGCGGGAGGGGTTCGAGGGGGCGATGGTGTGGGATGGGAGGGCACTGGTGCGGTTCGTGCGGTGGCTTGAGGGGGAGTGGGAGCAGGGGAGGGTGTACACGGAGCGGGAGCTGGCGGGAAGGCTCGCGGAGGAACGGAAGGCGGAGGAGGGGTTCATCTGCGAGAGCTTCGCCCCTATCGTGGGGTTTGGGCCGAACGGCGCGGTGGTGCACTACAATCCGGCGAGGGGTGTGCCGGCGCGGGTGGAGGGGGATGGGCTGCTTCTTGTGGACAGCGGCGCGCACTACCGGTGGGGCTCTACCGACATCACACGGGTCTTCTGCAAGGGCACGCCCACCGAGGAGCAGCGGCGTGACTACACCCTCGTGCTCAAGGCCCACATCGCCCTTGCCTCCACGGCCTTTCCCGCAGGGCTCTCGGGGTTCCACCTGGATGTGCTCGCCAGAGGAGTCCTCGCCCGCCATGGATTGGGCTATGGGCATGGGACCGGGCACGGGGTAGGCCACGTGCTGTGCGTGCATGAAGGCCCCATATCCTTCAGGCCGGATGGAAAGGCCTTCCCCCTGGATGAGGGTATGGTGCTCTCGATAGAGCCCGGGGTGTACCGCCCCGGTAAGTGGGGGGTCAGGCTGGAAAACCTCGTGTGGGTGGAGGGGCGCGAGCAGAACGAGTTCGGCAGGTTCCTTGGCTTCAGGCCGCTGACCCTCTTCCCGTTCGAACGTTCGCTCATCGTGAGGGAGCTCCTCACCCATGAGGAGCTCGCCTGGCTCGACGACTACCACCGGATGGTGTGGGAGGTCCTTGGATCGGCGCTCGATGGGGAGGATGCACGGTGGCTCGAGGCCCGGTGCCGGTCTCTCTGA
- a CDS encoding extracellular solute-binding protein: protein MNSLRTVLAACVVFIVSMGLAAQGQKPAEGGAAAGGKTQIVFMTPLSGADGSYMDKIIQAFNEQNPDVEVTHLVVGASSEYKQKLSTSIATKTAPEVLFIRKFDMPLYLDYFTGFTREELEAAGIDPDDIYPNLLSGLERDGKIVGIPLDVWIFYMAYNKENFRKAGLDPEKPPYTREEFVKALEALRKVTPEGVTPYYENFNWAWIWCHLLWQFGGELLTPDFKAPAFQKAGAEVLHFLLDLQAKGLIPSGTIDPGPAFESGESSVLITGIWTINPWKDLLGENFGYAVAPQLGNTKAVFGGSHVIALVDVMLQDPKKKDAAMRWVKFLWDHALDWYAAGQTPARISIAEGKELKERLPHIWTVAQQVKYVRTFQMFPYVSEMLDDIAMYLEAALFTKELTPEEAMAEAAEAAQTRIDDYWATK, encoded by the coding sequence ATGAACTCCCTCAGAACAGTCCTGGCGGCATGCGTGGTGTTCATCGTCTCGATGGGACTCGCCGCCCAGGGACAGAAGCCGGCCGAAGGCGGAGCGGCGGCTGGTGGTAAGACGCAGATCGTATTCATGACGCCGCTTTCCGGAGCGGACGGCTCGTACATGGACAAGATCATCCAGGCGTTCAACGAACAGAACCCGGATGTGGAAGTGACACACCTGGTGGTGGGCGCCTCTTCCGAATACAAGCAGAAGCTGTCCACCAGCATCGCCACCAAGACCGCTCCCGAGGTCCTCTTCATCAGGAAATTCGATATGCCTCTCTATCTTGATTACTTCACGGGCTTCACCAGGGAGGAACTCGAGGCGGCGGGGATAGATCCCGACGACATCTATCCGAATCTCCTCTCCGGACTCGAACGCGACGGGAAGATCGTCGGTATACCCCTGGATGTGTGGATCTTCTACATGGCCTACAATAAGGAAAATTTCAGGAAGGCAGGCCTGGATCCGGAGAAGCCCCCCTACACCAGGGAGGAGTTCGTGAAGGCGCTTGAGGCCCTGCGTAAGGTCACCCCAGAGGGCGTGACTCCGTACTATGAGAACTTCAACTGGGCGTGGATATGGTGCCATCTCCTCTGGCAGTTCGGGGGAGAGCTGCTCACCCCGGATTTCAAGGCCCCCGCGTTCCAGAAGGCCGGGGCCGAGGTGCTCCACTTCCTCCTCGACCTCCAGGCGAAAGGGCTCATCCCCTCGGGGACCATCGATCCCGGTCCGGCCTTCGAGTCCGGTGAGTCTTCGGTTCTCATCACCGGCATCTGGACCATCAATCCCTGGAAGGACCTTCTGGGAGAGAACTTCGGCTATGCAGTTGCTCCCCAGCTCGGGAACACGAAGGCCGTGTTCGGAGGGTCCCATGTCATCGCCCTCGTCGACGTGATGCTCCAGGATCCCAAGAAGAAAGATGCCGCCATGCGATGGGTGAAATTCCTCTGGGATCATGCCCTCGACTGGTATGCAGCCGGTCAGACACCGGCGAGGATCTCCATCGCCGAAGGAAAGGAACTCAAGGAGCGTCTCCCCCACATCTGGACCGTGGCGCAGCAGGTGAAATACGTGAGGACTTTCCAGATGTTCCCCTATGTGTCCGAGATGCTCGACGACATCGCCATGTATCTGGAGGCCGCGCTCTTCACCAAGGAGCTCACGCCTGAAGAGGCCATGGCCGAGGCGGCCGAGGCCGCGCAGACCCGTATAGACGACTACTGGGCAACCAAGTGA
- a CDS encoding secondary thiamine-phosphate synthase enzyme YjbQ — MAERDAQGIQSVITLSTHRREELIDITREVEAVVARSGVQSGLCNVYVQGATAGIMIQENWDDSVQEDALDLLRRLIPRGVWRHDRQDGNGDAHLKSGLVGPSETIPIIGGKLGLSTWQNIFLCEFDGPRAERRVVVTVLPLGDGHGSR; from the coding sequence ATGGCAGAGAGGGATGCACAGGGCATCCAGTCAGTGATCACGCTTTCGACGCACAGACGGGAAGAGCTCATCGATATCACCCGGGAGGTGGAGGCCGTGGTGGCACGGAGTGGGGTGCAGAGTGGGCTCTGCAATGTGTACGTACAGGGGGCCACGGCCGGGATCATGATACAGGAGAACTGGGACGACTCGGTGCAGGAGGATGCCCTCGACCTGCTCAGGAGGCTCATCCCCCGGGGTGTGTGGCGCCACGACAGGCAGGACGGCAACGGCGATGCGCACCTCAAGTCGGGCCTGGTGGGTCCTTCGGAGACTATCCCCATAATTGGGGGAAAGCTCGGTCTTTCCACCTGGCAGAACATCTTTCTCTGCGAGTTCGACGGGCCGCGGGCCGAGCGGCGGGTGGTCGTGACCGTGCTTCCTCTGGGGGATGGGCATGGCAGCCGATGA
- a CDS encoding IS3 family transposase (programmed frameshift), with protein sequence MKKRTWTTEEKLAIVLEGLRGERQIAEICREHQISQTMYYRWRDRFLEGGTRALADGRKEKDTYRAKIEQLEKIIAKQAIQIEILKKNEGAVGEIEAVERLVGEGYRVKDACEAFGVSRSRYYARRKRGQKVGKKREEKERDDGRLMEKIRDLVGEHPYWGYRRVAWWLRRREGEEVSEKRVRGLMKGAGLMCRREKKKARRGSGRGKPVARRPREWWGIDMTKVLVKGIGWVYLVIVLDWYTKKLVGWKVSVRGRSEEWCAAMEMAVEREFPEGVRGRGLRLVSDNGSQPLSRSFMKAMEVLGIEQVFTSYNNPKGNADTERMIRTMKEELLWLREWEHVGELEEAVRGWAEEYNRHYVHSALGYRSPEEYEALWAQMQGEEVA encoded by the exons ATGAAGAAGCGGACATGGACCACTGAAGAGAAACTTGCGATCGTCCTGGAAGGACTCCGAGGCGAACGGCAGATCGCCGAGATCTGCCGGGAACACCAGATCAGCCAGACGATGTACTACCGATGGCGGGACAGGTTTCTGGAAGGGGGCACGAGAGCCCTTGCAGACGGCAGGAAGGAGAAGGACACCTATCGAGCGAAGATAGAGCAGCTTGAGAAGATCATAGCGAAGCAGGCGATCCAGATCGAGATACTAAA AAAAAACGAAGGAGCTGTTGGGGAGATAGAGGCGGTGGAGCGGCTGGTGGGGGAAGGGTACCGGGTGAAGGATGCGTGTGAGGCGTTTGGCGTGAGTCGGAGCCGGTACTATGCGAGGAGGAAAAGGGGGCAGAAGGTGGGGAAGAAGCGGGAGGAGAAGGAGAGGGACGATGGGCGGCTTATGGAGAAGATCAGGGATCTTGTGGGGGAGCATCCGTACTGGGGGTACAGGCGGGTGGCGTGGTGGTTGAGGAGGCGGGAGGGGGAGGAGGTGAGCGAGAAGCGGGTGAGAGGACTTATGAAGGGTGCGGGGCTTATGTGTAGACGGGAGAAGAAGAAAGCGAGACGTGGGAGTGGGCGAGGGAAGCCGGTGGCGAGGAGACCGAGGGAGTGGTGGGGGATCGACATGACGAAGGTGCTGGTGAAAGGGATAGGATGGGTCTATCTCGTGATCGTACTTGACTGGTACACGAAGAAGCTGGTGGGGTGGAAGGTGTCGGTGAGGGGGAGGAGTGAGGAGTGGTGTGCGGCGATGGAGATGGCGGTGGAGCGGGAGTTTCCCGAGGGGGTGAGGGGGAGAGGGCTTCGGCTGGTGAGTGACAACGGGAGCCAACCGTTGAGCCGGTCGTTCATGAAGGCGATGGAGGTATTGGGGATCGAACAGGTGTTCACGAGCTACAACAATCCGAAGGGGAATGCGGACACGGAGCGGATGATACGGACGATGAAGGAGGAGCTGTTGTGGCTGCGGGAGTGGGAGCACGTGGGGGAGCTGGAGGAGGCGGTGAGGGGATGGGCGGAGGAGTACAACCGGCACTATGTCCACAGTGCGCTAGGGTACAGGAGCCCCGAGGAATATGAGGCCCTTTGGGCGCAGATGCAAGGAGAGGAGGTCGCATGA
- a CDS encoding carbohydrate ABC transporter permease, giving the protein MTTKTRYALQRELSAWGFMLPHLVLFLVFMLVPLVINAGISFYNWSLLGKKAYIGLGNFERIIKDDKFWLAVKNTVVFALISVPLVMIVGLLFASLLNQRIYGKLWILVALVSPTFFGSVGILTTWRWIFASHSGGLANYYLQKLGLIDRPLSWFEDPVRAWAIIIFVTVWWIVGFSVLLYLGALRRIPKEQYEAAELDGAGPLLRFFHVTLPWMRNVLFFDVVRQVLLAFGLFDQVYFFTGGGPAGSTRTMVYYLYSTAINVQALGRAAAISWYIFAVVLAFALIHLYILTRSIKSAEEG; this is encoded by the coding sequence ATGACCACAAAGACGCGATACGCACTGCAACGGGAGTTGAGCGCGTGGGGGTTCATGCTTCCTCATCTCGTGCTGTTTCTGGTCTTCATGCTGGTTCCTCTGGTGATCAATGCAGGGATAAGCTTCTACAACTGGAGCCTTCTCGGAAAGAAAGCCTATATCGGCCTGGGGAACTTCGAGAGGATCATAAAGGACGACAAGTTCTGGCTCGCGGTGAAGAACACGGTGGTATTCGCCCTGATAAGCGTTCCCTTGGTGATGATCGTGGGGCTCCTGTTCGCCAGCCTCCTCAATCAACGGATATACGGAAAACTCTGGATCCTGGTGGCCCTCGTCTCGCCCACCTTTTTCGGGTCCGTGGGGATACTCACGACCTGGAGGTGGATATTCGCCTCACATTCCGGGGGGCTCGCGAACTACTACTTGCAGAAGCTTGGACTCATCGACAGACCCCTCTCCTGGTTCGAGGACCCGGTGAGGGCGTGGGCGATCATCATCTTCGTGACCGTCTGGTGGATAGTGGGATTCAGCGTCCTCCTCTACCTGGGTGCCCTCCGCAGGATACCGAAGGAACAGTACGAGGCGGCCGAGCTCGACGGGGCAGGGCCGCTCCTCAGGTTCTTTCATGTCACACTCCCCTGGATGAGAAACGTGCTCTTTTTCGACGTGGTGAGACAGGTGCTCCTCGCCTTCGGCCTCTTCGATCAGGTGTACTTCTTCACCGGTGGAGGACCTGCAGGGTCCACCAGGACGATGGTCTACTACCTCTACTCCACGGCGATCAATGTGCAGGCCCTGGGACGGGCGGCCGCCATATCGTGGTATATCTTCGCGGTGGTATTGGCGTTCGCACTGATCCATCTCTACATTCTCACGAGATCCATAAAGAGTGCGGAGGAGGGATGA
- a CDS encoding histone deacetylase family protein, giving the protein MAADEALIFRPAVEVSFEEFGILIPIDDDRTAQVLASLAHAGVDTGRLVRVVEEPLIGREDLLRVHTPSYVEDLFSSGLERRLLEAYELVDERGGYVRYDPARARRPLSELLDRVLLGASCTYLACLRALEAGYAFSCAGGYHHAHASFGHGFCVINDVVIALRRLVAEGRIERAWVVDVDAHKGDGTAALTQDDPSIATLSIHMAGGWPLSLPPTLPDGSPHPSHIPSTVDIPVHAGKEDRYTSLLEEGLAGLADLLPEPDLVVVVWGADPYEKDTLPSASELSLSLDQMFARDLLVWRFLQDRGVPASFLMAGGYGPHAWEPFSRFLRWVFLEG; this is encoded by the coding sequence ATGGCAGCCGATGAGGCCCTCATCTTCCGTCCTGCCGTGGAGGTCTCGTTCGAGGAGTTCGGCATCCTCATCCCCATAGATGATGATCGCACAGCGCAGGTGCTCGCCTCTCTCGCTCATGCCGGGGTGGATACGGGGAGGCTCGTGCGTGTGGTGGAAGAGCCTCTCATCGGCCGGGAGGACCTCCTCAGGGTACACACGCCCTCCTACGTGGAGGACCTCTTCTCTTCCGGACTCGAGCGTCGCCTTCTCGAGGCCTACGAGCTGGTCGATGAGAGGGGAGGATACGTCCGGTATGACCCTGCGCGTGCGAGAAGGCCCCTTTCTGAGCTCCTCGACCGGGTGCTCCTGGGCGCCTCCTGCACATACCTCGCCTGTCTCCGGGCCCTCGAGGCAGGGTATGCCTTCTCGTGTGCGGGAGGGTACCACCACGCCCATGCTTCCTTTGGCCATGGGTTTTGCGTGATCAACGACGTGGTGATCGCACTCAGACGACTGGTGGCCGAGGGCCGTATCGAGCGCGCATGGGTGGTGGACGTGGATGCACACAAGGGGGACGGTACCGCCGCCCTCACGCAGGACGATCCCTCGATCGCCACCTTGAGCATCCACATGGCAGGTGGCTGGCCGCTCTCGCTTCCCCCGACCCTCCCCGATGGAAGCCCTCATCCCTCCCACATCCCCAGTACGGTCGATATCCCTGTGCACGCCGGGAAAGAAGATCGCTACACCTCCCTGCTCGAAGAGGGCCTTGCCGGGCTTGCCGACCTCCTCCCGGAGCCCGACCTGGTAGTGGTGGTCTGGGGGGCCGATCCCTACGAAAAGGACACCCTTCCCTCTGCTTCGGAGCTTTCCCTCTCCCTCGACCAGATGTTCGCCCGCGACCTGCTCGTGTGGCGCTTTTTACAGGATCGCGGGGTGCCCGCCTCCTTCCTCATGGCAGGAGGATACGGCCCTCATGCCTGGGAACCTTTCTCCCGGTTCCTCAGGTGGGTCTTCCTGGAGGGCTGA